One genomic window of Undibacterium cyanobacteriorum includes the following:
- a CDS encoding BlaI/MecI/CopY family transcriptional regulator, with protein sequence MRSFKYIYTFNSKQNMDEENSKATLSEPQFALMRILWKNPDSNVAQIVELMRAVRPLAHTTIATMLMRLEKRGLVQTRKDGRQLIYTAAVTEDEVQKSMLAELLSSAFLGNAKALLNHLVHEEGLTEADLQDLRKQIKQKKTQ encoded by the coding sequence ATGCGTAGTTTTAAATACATTTACACCTTCAACTCAAAACAAAATATGGATGAAGAAAATAGTAAAGCCACTTTGAGTGAGCCGCAGTTTGCCTTGATGCGCATACTCTGGAAGAACCCAGATTCCAACGTCGCCCAGATCGTGGAGTTAATGCGCGCGGTACGACCGCTGGCACACACCACCATCGCAACGATGCTGATGCGGCTAGAAAAACGTGGGCTGGTGCAGACTCGCAAAGACGGACGACAACTGATTTACACCGCAGCTGTCACCGAAGATGAAGTACAGAAATCGATGCTTGCTGAATTGCTGTCCTCCGCTTTCCTCGGCAATGCCAAGGCCTTATTGAACCACCTCGTCCATGAAGAAGGCTTAACTGAAGCGGATTTACAAGATTTGCGTAAGCAGATCAAACAGAAGAAAACTCAATAG